The proteins below are encoded in one region of Silene latifolia isolate original U9 population chromosome 2, ASM4854445v1, whole genome shotgun sequence:
- the LOC141642627 gene encoding F-box protein CPR1-like, with protein sequence MAELPMVLITEILVRLPVKYLVRFRCVSKPWDSLIKDPLFINLHLKHSLATHTNQTLIIRDSYLHSLDFPALSSVTLIDHPLESDGRGTELLGSCNGLLCLSNGDIDGIDDTIFYNPATRRHHVLPACDIEFPDNDDCFTCCDRTVYGFGYDHVNDDYKLVRVIQFTGDDEFDSEVKVYSLKSGSWGRIHDFPREYYLSYKRAWGNYVNGFLHWVVTRNPESDGTKLIIAFDLGSEEYKIVSQPEYSGGEFHMNVDVLKGCLCVLCNYVDVKTDVWVMEEYGVQNSWTKLFSIAQGDIIGIYEYVRPLACSKEGSRVLVEQDGKSLFWFDLETQTIENVEIVGLPRLLDTEMMVESLVPLECSQRKVKPKVKKVQPKLKEKKSKQKRDDDMNSFLSKGFKLKL encoded by the exons ATGGCCGAACTTCCAATGGTGTTGATCACAGAGATACTGGTAAGGCTCCCTGTCAAATACCTGGTACGTTTTCGCTGTGTTTCCAAACCATGGGATTCCTTAATCAAAGACCCTCTTTTTATTAATCTTCATCTCAAACATTCCTTAGCAACTcacactaatcaaaccctaatcatCCGAGATTCTTACCTGCATTCTTTAGATTTCCCTGCACTTAGTTCAGTCACTCTAATAGACCACCCATTAGAATCAGATGGTCGCGGAACTGAGCTTCTGGGTTCTTGTAATGGCTTACTCTGTCTCTCTAATGGTGATATAGACGGAATTGATGACACCATTTTTTACAACCCTGCTACTAGAAGACACCATGTATTACCCGCTTGCGATATCGAATTCCCAGATAATGATGATTGTTTTACCTGCTGTGATAGGACTGTATATGGGTTTGGATATGATCATGTTAATGATGATTATAAACTTGTTAGGGTAATTCAGTTTACTGGAGATGATGAATTTGACAGTGAAGTTAAGGTATATAGCTTAAAGTCGGGTTCTTGGGGAAGAATTCACGACTTTCCTCGCGAGTATTATCTTTCTTACAAAAGGGCATGGGGGAATTATGTTAATGGGTTTTTACATTGGGTTGTGACCCGAAACCCCGAATCTGATGGTACCAAGTTGATCATTGCATTTGATTTAGGGTCTGAGGAATATAAGATTGTGTCGCAACCTGAATATTCTGGTGGTGAGTTtcatatgaatgtggatgttttGAAGGGCTGTTTGTGTGTGCTGTGCAATTATGTGGATGTGAAAACTGATGTTTGGGTAATGGAGGAGTATGGTGTGCAGAATTCTTGGACTAAGTTGTTCTCAATTGCACAAGGAGATATAATTGGTATCTATGAATATGTGAGACCATTGGCTTGTTCGAAAGAGGGTTCGAGGGTGCTGGTTGAACAGGATGGCAAGAGCTTGttttggtttgatttggaaaCACAAACAATCGAGAACGTCGAGATTGTTGGTTTGCCTCGCTTGTTAGATACTGAAATGATGGTGGAGAGTCTTGTTCCTCTTGAATGCAGTCAGAGAAAGGTGAAGCCTAAAGTGAAGAAAGTGCAGCCTAAACTAAAGGAAAAGAAGTCTAAACAGAAGAG GGATGATGATATGAATAGTTTCCTGTCAAAAGGATTCAAGCTGAAGCTTTGA
- the LOC141639834 gene encoding uncharacterized protein LOC141639834, giving the protein MKGLAWNCRGLNDPLAPSIPKIRAICRSFHNNLDFVFLSETKCDVRSVDVLLRLMGFLESAGYDADGLKGGMWVGWKSSCKLECVFSICNLIILLVNQCKGSLWYLCCVYGEPDHSKRGAVWESFTCHFNSFDKPFLLFGDFNQVEFSSDKLGGSDKLIRGANLFSYWKNLHCLMDIPFKGPRFSWCNNRENPYRIYERLDKGFASNDWLSLFPNTFIKHLPIQISDHAPIILDTNMILHTKKKIYRLETWCFDHAECSVLVKDNWGRTDKGQSGANLILGIKKESNEWTFDMKEIGGLFNTYFFNIFKSDAEHECFEAYINNYGYLFDNLKRKVGMEERAKLGRLYSKNEVRQAVFQLGPLKSPGPDGISAAFYQKYWAIVKDDVIRGALNILNSGTVLKDFNKTFIVLIPKNDCPERVEDFRPISLCNVIMKIVTKCIANRLKGVMDDLVSPFHSVFVPNRSIADNIVIAQEILHVINHRSYGKKGMMALKVDMSKAYDRLNWNFIRGVLSYSNLPDSMIHLIMSTIETVSYEILINGAPMENDSNLIKGIKICKNGPEISHLLFTDDSLFFLRGDYGDMDFLMNLIDEYCAASGQCLNKDKSSILFSPNCSLMMVKKCLTDFKFTPKHDLGNYLGLPTSIGSSKRELFKFLVEKTKRRLSSWNNILLSSAGKLTLIRSVLSSLSLLSLSVFRIPSGYYVAKALSDGLTTSVDRSRMSPTIVAFCKSKLWKLPISNKLKNACLFQAPLLDFSSDFQLAKRIRNSFPYWIVGGSVCENVCTIKCDAAWRADRSSGMGCQGGACWMVAGADKSIESITCIIQDFKSIASHFHCCSLSFCPRGVNRITHNLAQKSLL; this is encoded by the exons ATGAAAGGGTTGGCctggaattgtaggggtcttaATGACCCGCTTGCCCCTTCAATCCCTAAAATTAGAGCAATATGTAGGTCTTTTCATAATAATTTAGATTTTGTCTTCCTTTCTGAAACTAAGTGTGATGTACGATCAGTTGATGTTCTTTTGCGCCTTATGGGTTTTCTCGAGTCTGCCGGGTATGATGCTGATGGTTTAAAGGGGGGGATGTGGGTTGGATGGAAAAGTAGTTGTAAATTAGAATGTGTCTTTTCCATCTGCAATCTTATTATCCTCTTGGTTAATCAATGTAAAGGTAGTTTGTGGTATTTGTGTTGTGTTTATGGTGAACCTGATCATTCTAAGCGGGGCGCTGTATGGGAATCTTTCACTTGTCATTTTAATTCCTTCGACAAACCTTTTTTGCTGTTTGGTGACTTCAATCAAGTCGAATTCTCGTCTGATAAGTTAGGTGGTAGTGATAAATTAATTAGAGGGGCAAACTTATTTTCCTACTGGAAGAATTTACACTGTTTGATGGATATCCCCTTCAAGGGACCAAGATTCAGTTGGTGTAATAATAGGGAGAATCCTTATCGAATTTATGAAAGACTTGATAAGGGTTTTGCTTCTAATGATTGGCTCTCTCTATTCCCTAATACTTTTATTAAACACTTGCCTATTCAAATTTCGGATCATGCACCTATTATCCTTGATACAAATATGATTCTCCATACCAAGAAGAAAATTTACAGACTAGAGACTTGGTGTTTTGACCATGCCGAATGTAGTGTCCTGGTTAAAGATAACTGGGGAAGGACAGATAAGG GACAATCTGGTGCTAATCTTATATTGGGTATTAAGAAGGAGTCTAATGAATGGACTTTTGATATGAAGGAGATTGGTGGCTTGTTTAATACTTACTTCTTTAATATCTTTAAGTCTGATGCCGAGCATGAGTGTTTTGAAGCTTACATAAATAATTATGGTTATTTATTTGATAATCTTAAGCGTAAAGTGGGCATGGAGGAGAGAGCCAAGTTGGGCCGTTTATACTCGAAAAATGAAGTTCGTCAAGCTGTTTTTCAATTGGGACCCCTAAAATCTCCGGGTCCTGACGGGATTTCTGCGGCCTTTTACCAGAAATATTGGGCTATTGTTAAGGATGATGTTATTCGTGGAGCTCTCAATATTCTCAATTCGGGTACCGTTCTTAAGGATTTTAATAAAACCTTTATTGTCCTTATTCCAAAAAATGATTGTCCCGAGAGAGTTGAAGATTTTCGGCCGATTAGCCTCTGCAATGTTATTATGAAAATTGTCACAAAGTGTATTGCTAACAGATTAAAAGGGGTTATGGATGATCTAGTTAGTCCATTTCACAGTGTCTTTGTTCCAAATAGAAGTATTGCGGATAATATTGTTATTGCCCAAGAAATTCTTCACGTCATCAACCATAGGAGTTATGGTAAAAAGGGTATGATGGCTTTAAAGGTTGATATGAGTAAAGCTTATGATAGACTGAACTGGAATTTCATAAGAGGGGTGCTTTCTTACTCAAATTTGCCAGACTCTATGATTCATCTTATTATGAGTACTATTGAAACTGTTTCCTATGAAATCCTAATTAATGGTGCTCCTATGGAAAAT GATAGTAATCTCATTAAGGGTATTAAGATATGTAAGAACGGTCCGGAAATCTCCCACTTACTGTTTACAGATGATTCACTCTTCTTCTTACGTGGTGACTATGGAGATATGGACTTTCTTATGAACCTTATCGATGAATATTGTGCTGCCTCTGGACAGTGCCTTAATAAAGATAAGTCCTCTATTCTTTTCAGTCCAAATTGCTCACTCATGATGGTCAAAAAGTGCTTGACTGACTTTAAATTTACTCCTAAGCATGATCTTGGTAACTATCTTGGCTTACCAACGAGTATTGGGTCTTCTAAGAGGGAGCTATTTAAATTTCTTGTCGAAAAAACTAAGCGAAGGCTATCCTCATGGAATAATATTCTTCTTTCTTCGGCTGGTAAACTGACTCTTATTCGTTCTGTTCTCTCTTCACTATCCCTTTTATCTCTATCGGTATTTCGCATACCG TCGGGTTACTATGTTGCTAAGGCCTTATCTGATGGACTTACCACAAGTGTTGATCGCTCTAGAATGTCTCCAACCATTGTGGCTTTCTGCAAATCAAAGCTCTGGAAGTTGCCTATTTCTAACAAACTAAAG AATGCTTGCCTCTTTCAAGCGCCTTTGTTGGACTTCTCTTCTGATTTTCAACTAGCAAAGAGAATTAGAAACTCATTTCCCTATTGGATTGTTGGTGGATCTGTGTGCGAAAATGTTTGCACTATTAAGTGTGATGCTGCTTGGAGGGCTGATAGAAGTTCTGGCATGGGGTGCCAGGGTGGTGCTTGTTGGATG GTGGCCGGAGCGGATAAGTCTATTGAGTCTATTACTTGTATTATTCAGGATTTTAAGTCTATTGCATCTCATTTTCACTGTTGCTCTCTTAGCTTTTGTCCTAGGGGAGTGAATAGGATAACTCATAATCTTGCTCAGAAATCTCTGTTGTAA